The following nucleotide sequence is from Candidatus Stygibacter australis.
TGACCACAATATCTGCTGATTCTGCCAGAAAATCAACCATCTTAGCTTTTGCCTCATCGCCATACATACAACCTAAAACTGCTTTTACGCTCATTTAATGTCGCTCCTTTCACGCTTTTTAGGGAAACTCGTTTTTACACACTCGAATTTCCTGAAAGACTTTTTTAGCTGCCCCATATTTGTCAAAATAATTCTTTATATGATTTTTTCCCCTGATCATTGCACCAGGGCAAACTCCGTCTCATCTGTGCCCGTATCAATCTTCCAGCTCAAATTAAATATTCTCAAAGATACTCCAGGATTGAATCCTTCATGACTTATAATTTTATTCTGCTCACGATTATGGCTCAGGAAATCAGGGATAACTTTTGAGAATTTGATCTCAAGCTGACTAAGCTCCTTCACCAAAGGGTCATCCTGATACGGTTCTGATGGATCCCAGTCCTTCTTTCTCAATTCCTGGCTGAGCTGGATCATCATTCCCTTGATAAATGGTGCAATACTCACTTCAACTATTGTTTTTTCCTTATCTTCACTGCCTATCAGATCACTACTTACCGAAATCCCAGCCTGGATATTACCTCCAGAGATCTCACTACCCACAGCCCCCTTCACATTACCATTACAAAAAACCTCACAATTTTGCAGTTTCTCCCGAAATTCCAGATCGCCTTTGCAGATCAATAGCGAATCCTCACAGCTCTCTGCCAGTAAATTTCCTGCTACAACCACTCCTTTTGCACTGCAATCCTCTATCTTGCCTGCCACATTTAGATTACCATTCACCACCAGATCGCTCTTAAATATGCTCCCTTCCAAAGTAAGGCTCGTTTTCACTTCATAGCCGGTCTCCACGATATCCTGCTGCAGGAAAATATTATCAATAATACTGATCTTCTTCCCATTTTCAACCAGCGCATAGCCATCACAAATGGCAACTATCAGATTCCGACGCGTATCAAAATCTACGTTCTCACCCAAAAATGTGTCCAGAAAGTTCTTATCCGCTGCCAGGTCTCTTATCTTTCGGTCAAATATATTCTTGCTCTGCACAGCTCCTGTACCTGTAGATACTTTTGCAAGTTTCTCTCCTGCTGTGATGAAGCGAACCCGTGAAAGATCATTTAAGGAATATAACCGTTGGGACAATAAACAGTCTAAAGGTTCCACCAGTATTTCTACTTCAGGTTCAAAGGATGTGTCATCAGCTATGGCTACCGGAAAATATACTCCTGGCTCTCGCTTTATTCCCTTTGCTTCTGCATCTGCACGGGCATTCTCAAATCCA
It contains:
- a CDS encoding FapA family protein — encoded protein: MKKETFKTEDGKIILRVSADGNLAELRIEEDASLVSEKAIADLLAEAEIKYGFENARADAEAKGIKREPGVYFPVAIADDTSFEPEVEILVEPLDCLLSQRLYSLNDLSRVRFITAGEKLAKVSTGTGAVQSKNIFDRKIRDLAADKNFLDTFLGENVDFDTRRNLIVAICDGYALVENGKKISIIDNIFLQQDIVETGYEVKTSLTLEGSIFKSDLVVNGNLNVAGKIEDCSAKGVVVAGNLLAESCEDSLLICKGDLEFREKLQNCEVFCNGNVKGAVGSEISGGNIQAGISVSSDLIGSEDKEKTIVEVSIAPFIKGMMIQLSQELRKKDWDPSEPYQDDPLVKELSQLEIKFSKVIPDFLSHNREQNKIISHEGFNPGVSLRIFNLSWKIDTGTDETEFALVQ